Proteins from a genomic interval of Streptococcus sp. D7B5:
- a CDS encoding energy-coupling factor transporter transmembrane component T: MVKVATQTPIIGLFFLILSLETSFIPSIALNLSVVAFCILFMLYYRRFKLLAWMLVLAILPSFANYWAVQLHGDASQAVILGTRAFVTVCIGLVFVSSISLKELLLYLAQKGLSRSWAYALIVVFNAFPLIQQEIKSLKEACLLRGQKLHVWSPLIYSKVLMTVFRWRHLYLRALSAHGYDEHAQLENSYRTFYISQRTKLIYLLFFLLLQTSLFL, encoded by the coding sequence ATGGTCAAAGTAGCAACCCAGACACCGATAATCGGTCTCTTCTTTCTAATTTTATCCTTGGAAACATCTTTCATTCCTTCGATTGCTCTTAATCTTTCAGTAGTCGCATTTTGCATTCTCTTCATGCTCTACTACCGTCGATTTAAATTGTTGGCTTGGATGCTTGTGCTCGCCATCTTACCATCCTTTGCCAACTACTGGGCAGTACAGTTACATGGGGATGCTTCGCAGGCAGTGATACTTGGAACGAGGGCCTTTGTGACGGTTTGTATCGGTCTTGTCTTTGTTTCCAGTATTTCCTTAAAAGAGCTTCTCTTGTACTTGGCTCAAAAGGGGTTATCACGGTCTTGGGCCTATGCCTTAATTGTGGTATTCAATGCCTTTCCCCTCATTCAACAAGAAATCAAGTCCCTCAAGGAAGCTTGCTTATTGCGTGGTCAAAAATTGCATGTTTGGTCTCCCCTGATTTACAGTAAGGTTCTGATGACAGTCTTTAGGTGGCGCCATCTTTACCTGAGAGCTCTATCTGCGCATGGATATGACGAGCATGCACAGTTGGAGAATAGTTATCGGACTTTTTATATTTCTCAGAGGACAAAATTGATCTACCTACTTTTCTTTTTATTGCTTCAAACCAGCCTATTTCTATAA